A section of the Petrimonas sulfuriphila genome encodes:
- a CDS encoding DNA gyrase/topoisomerase IV subunit A, which produces MSLKDSNEEDFEDKDMQMNPEEDDILLSDSSQHSNPRIITRLAEDSPMNLSRMYQDWFLDYASYVILERAVPHVTDGLKPVQRRILHAMKRMDDGRYNKVANIIGFTMQFHPHGDASIGDALVQLGQKDMLIDCQGNWGNVHTGDGAAAPRYIEARLTKFALEVLFNAKTTEWKPSYDGRNKEPVTLPAKFPLLLAQGTEGIAVGLTSKILPHNFNELCDASVAYLQGKKFSLFPDFQTGGYIDVEKYNDGERGGSVKVRASIKKLDNKTLVITSLPYGKTTASVVESIIKANDRGKIKIRKVDDITAANVEIHVQLAPGVSSDRTIDALYAFTDCEINISPNCCIIEDDKPHFLTVSDVLRISTDRTKELLRLELEIEKQEKQEALLFASLEKIFIEERIYKDNEFENARNMEIAVAHIDKRLEPYKPSFIREITSEDILRLMEIKMARILKFNSDKAEENIARFRGEIEEINHHLDNLTDYTISWYLMLKEKYGKNYPRRTEIRSFENIEAVKVAEANEKLYINREEGFIGTGLKKDEFVCNCSDIDDIIVFFKDGKYKVVKVSDKMFVGKGILYANVFKKNDKRTIYNVIYRHGKSGAHYIKRFPVTGVTRDKDYDVTQGKTASRIVYFSANPNGEAETVRVILKPKPRQRILQFEKDFSEIAIKGRGAMGNILTKADVHRIMLKQKGLSTLGGRKVWFDPDVLRLNYDEEGLYLGEFLGSDKILVVNRDGDFYTCNFDLSNHFEPDFVRIEKYDEGKIWSAALFDADQGYAYLKRFTFDATDKAANFLGDNPDSKLFLLTDVVYPRVEAIFGGGDDFREPLEIDVEEFIGVKSFKAKGKRISNYEVKEVKELEPTRFPEPEEDEKDKPLKVEIEAEEPLNINDADLLDEITGQMSLFD; this is translated from the coding sequence ATGTCATTAAAAGATAGCAACGAAGAAGATTTTGAAGATAAAGATATGCAAATGAATCCGGAAGAGGACGATATTCTTCTTTCCGATTCTTCGCAACACTCCAATCCCCGAATTATTACCCGGCTAGCCGAAGACTCCCCCATGAACCTTTCCCGGATGTATCAGGACTGGTTTCTGGACTATGCGTCGTATGTGATTCTGGAGCGTGCGGTTCCGCATGTTACTGACGGACTGAAGCCGGTACAGCGCCGTATTCTTCACGCTATGAAGCGAATGGATGACGGGAGGTACAACAAGGTGGCGAACATTATCGGTTTTACCATGCAGTTTCACCCGCACGGTGATGCCTCCATCGGCGATGCACTGGTTCAGCTTGGCCAGAAAGACATGCTAATCGACTGTCAGGGTAACTGGGGAAACGTACATACCGGAGATGGAGCTGCTGCACCCAGGTATATAGAAGCACGCTTGACAAAATTTGCTCTCGAGGTTCTTTTTAATGCCAAAACTACCGAATGGAAACCGTCGTACGACGGGCGAAACAAAGAGCCCGTAACACTACCGGCTAAGTTCCCGCTGCTGCTGGCGCAAGGCACGGAGGGTATTGCTGTGGGCCTGACCTCTAAAATTTTACCGCACAACTTCAACGAACTGTGCGATGCATCTGTTGCATACCTGCAGGGGAAGAAGTTCAGCCTGTTTCCCGACTTCCAAACCGGTGGATATATCGATGTGGAGAAATACAACGATGGCGAACGGGGCGGGTCGGTAAAAGTACGTGCCTCGATAAAAAAACTCGATAACAAGACATTGGTTATCACTAGCCTGCCGTATGGAAAAACAACGGCTTCTGTTGTAGAATCGATCATCAAAGCAAACGACCGGGGAAAGATAAAGATCCGAAAAGTGGACGATATTACGGCTGCAAATGTGGAGATTCATGTGCAGCTTGCTCCCGGGGTTTCGTCCGACAGGACCATCGACGCCCTATACGCATTTACGGATTGTGAGATCAATATTTCACCCAATTGCTGTATCATTGAGGACGACAAACCGCATTTTCTTACCGTCAGCGATGTGCTCCGCATCTCCACCGATCGCACTAAAGAGCTTCTCCGTTTGGAACTGGAAATTGAAAAACAGGAAAAACAGGAGGCCCTCCTTTTTGCATCACTCGAGAAAATATTTATCGAAGAGCGCATTTACAAGGACAATGAGTTTGAGAATGCCCGGAATATGGAGATTGCTGTCGCCCATATCGATAAGCGCCTGGAACCGTACAAGCCGTCATTTATCCGCGAAATAACATCGGAGGATATCCTGAGGCTGATGGAGATAAAGATGGCGCGTATCCTGAAATTCAATTCCGACAAGGCCGAAGAGAATATTGCCAGGTTCAGGGGCGAGATAGAAGAGATCAACCACCATTTGGATAACCTGACCGATTACACCATCTCGTGGTACCTGATGCTGAAAGAAAAGTACGGCAAGAATTATCCACGACGTACGGAAATTCGCAGTTTTGAGAATATCGAAGCTGTTAAGGTGGCGGAAGCCAATGAAAAATTATACATTAATCGTGAAGAAGGATTCATCGGAACCGGGTTGAAGAAAGACGAATTTGTCTGCAACTGTTCCGATATTGACGACATCATCGTTTTCTTCAAGGACGGAAAATACAAAGTGGTAAAGGTTAGCGATAAAATGTTTGTGGGAAAAGGAATTTTATATGCTAACGTCTTTAAGAAGAACGATAAGAGAACCATTTATAACGTGATTTACCGTCACGGGAAATCGGGTGCACATTACATCAAGCGTTTCCCGGTAACAGGAGTTACACGAGACAAGGATTATGATGTGACGCAGGGAAAGACTGCTTCACGCATCGTTTATTTCAGCGCAAACCCCAACGGCGAAGCTGAGACCGTGCGGGTCATCCTGAAACCCAAACCCCGTCAACGGATTTTACAGTTTGAGAAGGATTTCAGCGAGATCGCCATCAAGGGTAGGGGAGCGATGGGAAATATTCTGACAAAAGCCGACGTACATCGCATTATGCTTAAACAAAAAGGACTCTCAACACTGGGAGGACGGAAGGTTTGGTTCGATCCAGACGTGCTGCGGCTTAACTACGATGAAGAGGGCTTGTATCTGGGTGAATTTTTAGGGTCGGATAAGATATTGGTTGTCAATAGGGACGGGGATTTCTATACGTGCAATTTTGATTTGAGTAACCATTTTGAGCCCGATTTTGTCCGCATTGAAAAGTACGATGAAGGCAAGATATGGTCTGCTGCTCTTTTCGATGCCGATCAGGGATATGCTTATTTGAAGCGTTTTACGTTCGATGCAACCGATAAGGCAGCCAATTTCTTAGGAGACAATCCCGATTCGAAGTTGTTTTTGCTGACCGATGTGGTTTATCCGCGTGTGGAGGCCATTTTCGGCGGCGGTGATGATTTCCGCGAGCCGCTTGAAATTGATGTGGAAGAATTTATCGGCGTGAAAAGTTTTAAAGCCAAAGGAAAAAGGATTTCCAATTACGAGGTGAAAGAGGTGAAGGAGTTAGAGCCAACACGTTTTCCTGAACCCGAAGAGGATGAAAAAGACAAGCCGTTGAAAGTTGAGATTGAAGCGGAAGAACCTCTCAACATCAACGATGCCGACTTGCTGGATGAAATCACCGGACAGATGAGCCTGTTCGATTAA
- a CDS encoding M48 family metallopeptidase, whose translation MERKKLNQPVKFSLVMVIALALLQGCGSVPFTGRRQLSLVSNEQVVALSLQQYQDFMRSAPLERSTTNAEMVKRVGSRIANAVETFYKNNGYESELQYYQWEFNLVKDKSVNAFAMPGGKIVIYDGLLPVTQTEEALAVVVGHEVAHVIARHAQERISQQMALQYGGAVAGGLLGNSVGAQIGQQVFGLGAQFGVMMPYARKQEYEADEIGLIVMALAGYNPQAAVPFWTRMAQSSQGGAPPEFLSTHPTDEKRIARIQQIMPNVQQYYKGTGVQNTTSEPIKTQAPVPAKTEEAKTSKEWTF comes from the coding sequence ATGGAAAGAAAAAAATTAAATCAACCGGTGAAATTTTCTTTAGTAATGGTCATCGCCCTCGCTCTTTTACAAGGCTGTGGAAGCGTTCCCTTCACTGGAAGAAGACAATTAAGCCTGGTTTCGAACGAACAGGTGGTTGCACTTAGCTTGCAGCAGTACCAGGATTTTATGCGTTCTGCGCCTCTTGAAAGGAGTACGACCAACGCCGAGATGGTAAAAAGGGTGGGCTCCCGGATTGCCAACGCCGTGGAAACATTTTACAAGAATAACGGTTATGAATCTGAGCTGCAGTATTATCAGTGGGAGTTTAACTTGGTTAAAGACAAAAGCGTGAATGCATTTGCCATGCCCGGTGGAAAAATTGTTATCTACGATGGATTACTTCCGGTGACACAAACGGAGGAGGCTTTAGCAGTGGTGGTCGGACACGAAGTTGCCCATGTCATTGCCCGGCATGCTCAGGAAAGAATCAGCCAGCAGATGGCCCTGCAATACGGGGGAGCTGTTGCCGGCGGCCTTTTAGGCAATTCGGTAGGGGCACAAATCGGTCAACAGGTATTCGGTCTTGGCGCTCAATTTGGAGTGATGATGCCGTATGCCCGTAAACAAGAATACGAAGCCGATGAAATAGGGCTCATTGTCATGGCCCTGGCAGGATACAATCCTCAGGCAGCAGTTCCCTTCTGGACGAGAATGGCACAAAGTTCTCAAGGTGGTGCTCCACCCGAATTTCTTAGCACTCACCCGACGGACGAAAAGCGCATCGCACGCATTCAGCAAATTATGCCCAACGTACAGCAGTACTATAAAGGAACCGGCGTTCAGAACACGACGAGTGAGCCCATAAAAACCCAGGCTCCTGTTCCCGCAAAAACGGAAGAAGCAAAAACTTCGAAAGAGTGGACGTTTTAG
- the aspA gene encoding aspartate ammonia-lyase, producing MNKTTSKFSRDTRTEHDLIGAMEIPTASYFGIQTLRAVENFDISRSKLHHYPQLIRGLADVKAAAALANKELELLNPVIADAIVEACREIKHGKLHDQFVVDMVQGGAGTSTNMNANEVIANRALEILGFEKGDYTHCHPNNHVNLSQSTNDAYPTALKIALYRSIGELINALEKLIVVFREKGKEFAEVIKMGRTQLQDAVPMTLGQEFDAFATTLEEEVSRLSQNRQLLLETNMGATAIGTGINSDPEYTVICTRYLAEISDIAVVAADNLIEATSDTGVFIMNSSVIKRLAVKLSKICNDLRLLSSGPRTGLNEINLPPMQPGSSIMPGKVNPVIPEVVNQIAYKVIGNDLTVTMASEAGQLQLNVMEPIIAYSLMENIEMLINGINTLRSKCISGITANQDRCRDMVLNSIGLVTALNPYLGYEDSTRVAAEALRTGKGVYDIVLENKLIAQEELDEILKPENMIRPRRINKLK from the coding sequence ATGAACAAGACAACCTCTAAGTTTAGCAGAGACACACGCACCGAGCACGATCTTATCGGAGCTATGGAAATCCCCACAGCAAGTTATTTCGGTATTCAAACCCTCCGGGCAGTAGAAAACTTTGACATTAGCCGTTCAAAACTTCATCATTACCCCCAGCTCATCCGGGGTTTGGCAGATGTGAAAGCAGCTGCAGCACTGGCCAACAAAGAACTTGAATTGTTAAACCCCGTCATTGCCGATGCCATTGTGGAAGCCTGCAGGGAAATTAAACACGGCAAACTCCACGATCAGTTTGTGGTGGATATGGTACAAGGTGGTGCAGGCACCTCAACCAACATGAATGCCAACGAAGTAATTGCCAACCGGGCATTGGAAATTCTAGGGTTCGAGAAGGGAGATTACACCCATTGTCACCCCAACAACCACGTAAATCTTTCTCAATCTACCAACGATGCTTATCCCACAGCGCTGAAAATAGCCTTATACCGAAGTATCGGCGAATTGATTAACGCATTGGAGAAATTGATTGTCGTTTTCCGGGAAAAAGGGAAAGAGTTTGCAGAAGTCATAAAAATGGGACGCACGCAGTTACAAGACGCCGTTCCTATGACACTTGGCCAAGAGTTTGATGCATTTGCCACAACTTTAGAGGAAGAAGTATCACGATTGAGCCAAAACCGCCAGTTACTTCTCGAAACCAATATGGGAGCAACGGCTATTGGGACAGGAATCAACTCCGACCCGGAATACACGGTAATCTGCACCCGTTACCTGGCAGAAATATCGGATATTGCCGTCGTTGCTGCCGATAACCTGATCGAAGCCACCAGCGACACGGGGGTTTTCATCATGAACTCATCGGTTATTAAACGGTTAGCCGTAAAACTATCAAAAATCTGCAACGACCTGCGATTACTTTCCTCTGGACCAAGAACAGGACTGAACGAGATTAACTTACCCCCCATGCAGCCTGGTTCTTCCATTATGCCCGGCAAAGTAAATCCGGTTATTCCCGAAGTGGTCAATCAAATTGCCTACAAGGTCATTGGCAATGATTTAACCGTGACCATGGCATCGGAAGCCGGACAACTCCAGCTGAATGTTATGGAACCCATAATCGCCTATTCGCTGATGGAGAACATCGAAATGCTTATCAACGGCATCAATACACTGAGAAGCAAATGTATTTCCGGAATCACGGCAAACCAAGATCGCTGCAGGGATATGGTGTTAAATAGTATTGGCTTGGTTACGGCATTAAATCCGTACCTGGGATATGAAGACTCTACCCGGGTAGCTGCCGAAGCATTAAGAACAGGAAAGGGCGTTTATGATATCGTACTGGAAAACAAACTGATTGCCCAAGAGGAGTTGGATGAAATACTGAAGCCGGAAAATATGATCCGGCCTCGAAGAATAAACAAGTTAAAATAA
- a CDS encoding DUF4293 domain-containing protein produces MLQRIQTLFLLLASVCMLVATVTPLASFFYNGDPVVFEAMGMYRSGDLESSTWALFAIGAISALLPIVTVFLYKTRILQIRISIFNIFLMVGFYLYFGFLIFNINPEAGLQFQKIGIGAIMPVIAIILTYLAIRRIGADEILVRSFHRLRK; encoded by the coding sequence ATGCTTCAGAGAATTCAAACCCTGTTTTTACTGCTTGCCTCAGTTTGTATGCTGGTGGCTACGGTAACCCCTCTGGCTTCTTTTTTCTATAACGGTGATCCTGTTGTTTTTGAAGCGATGGGAATGTACAGGAGCGGAGACCTTGAAAGTTCCACTTGGGCACTTTTTGCTATTGGTGCCATCAGCGCTCTTTTGCCGATTGTGACAGTTTTCCTGTACAAAACCCGAATTTTACAAATCCGGATATCTATTTTTAATATCTTTCTGATGGTCGGATTTTACCTTTATTTTGGGTTTTTGATTTTCAATATCAATCCCGAAGCCGGATTACAGTTTCAAAAGATCGGTATTGGTGCAATTATGCCGGTTATTGCCATTATCTTGACCTATCTCGCCATCCGTAGGATCGGTGCCGACGAGATTTTAGTCAGATCATTCCATCGGCTGCGGAAATAA
- a CDS encoding DNA-directed RNA polymerase subunit omega has product MDYRRTNAPQNTETRDVMKLAEPVGNVYEMVRIISKRANQLSVEMKQDLDTKLQEFASYTDNLEEVFENHEQIEISRFYEKLPKPSLIALQDWKEGEIYYRNPAKEKEQF; this is encoded by the coding sequence ATGGATTACAGAAGAACAAATGCACCTCAGAACACCGAAACCCGTGATGTGATGAAACTTGCCGAGCCGGTGGGGAATGTCTATGAGATGGTCCGCATAATCAGTAAAAGAGCTAATCAGCTTTCTGTCGAGATGAAGCAGGACCTGGATACCAAATTACAGGAGTTTGCTTCATATACAGACAATCTGGAGGAAGTTTTTGAAAATCACGAACAGATAGAAATTTCGCGTTTTTACGAAAAACTCCCGAAACCTTCACTGATAGCCCTGCAAGACTGGAAGGAAGGGGAAATTTATTACCGCAATCCTGCCAAAGAAAAAGAGCAGTTTTAA
- the bamD gene encoding outer membrane protein assembly factor BamD — protein MRVKPVYFLLLAVLLTSCGEYNKILKSTDKDVKYTYAKKYFEEGKYSRSITLLEELVPFFKGTARAEESLYLLGQSYYNSKDYLSATEMFTTYYNTYPKGEYAEPALFYAAYGLYLDSPDSKLDQSKTYKAIAEFQRYMEEYPQSERSEQAKNYMFELQEKLAHKELLAAQLYLNLGNYMGNNYESAVITAREAMKSYPFSKYNEEYQMIILRARFEYAERSTLGTQPERYRMVLDEYFNYKNTFPNGKYMPEADRYYKKAQSKIDVLPS, from the coding sequence ATGAGAGTAAAACCTGTATATTTTTTATTGCTTGCTGTGTTGCTGACTTCGTGCGGCGAATACAACAAGATTTTGAAAAGTACCGATAAGGATGTGAAATACACATACGCAAAGAAGTATTTCGAAGAAGGTAAATACAGTCGCTCTATTACCTTGCTCGAGGAACTGGTGCCTTTTTTCAAAGGAACTGCCAGGGCAGAGGAGTCGTTATATCTGTTGGGACAAAGTTATTATAATTCAAAGGACTACCTGTCTGCAACGGAGATGTTTACTACTTACTACAATACATACCCCAAGGGAGAGTATGCTGAGCCGGCCTTGTTTTATGCAGCTTACGGTTTATATCTCGATTCTCCCGATTCCAAGCTGGATCAATCTAAAACATATAAGGCCATTGCCGAGTTTCAGCGCTACATGGAAGAATATCCTCAAAGTGAGCGATCGGAACAAGCCAAGAACTATATGTTTGAGTTGCAGGAGAAGTTGGCTCATAAAGAGCTGTTGGCTGCGCAGTTATACTTGAACCTGGGAAATTATATGGGTAACAATTACGAATCGGCAGTCATAACTGCTCGTGAAGCAATGAAAAGCTACCCGTTTTCGAAATACAACGAGGAGTATCAGATGATTATCCTCCGTGCCCGTTTTGAGTATGCCGAACGCAGTACATTAGGGACCCAGCCCGAACGATACCGTATGGTGCTTGATGAGTATTTCAATTACAAAAATACTTTCCCAAACGGAAAATACATGCCGGAAGCTGACAGATACTACAAGAAGGCGCAAAGTAAAATAGACGTGCTGCCGTCATAA
- a CDS encoding GH3 auxin-responsive promoter family protein has translation MIKQITRAVFKSYYKSVEKFIDHPVATQEKIFSYLLEHGRNTLYGAENQFGDILTVSDFQKKVPVTSYEDLRPYLDKIIRDRQQNVLWDSPVKWFAMSSGTTEDKSKYIPVTQESLEHCHYRCGYHMLGLYTNNYPDTEFFLGKTLVLGGSQQINNIGDSTFTGDISAILMKNLPFIAKLARTPEEIALLPDWEEKLKKLSDYAVKEDIRAFLGVPSWMMVLLKKIVEDTGKPLPDLWKNLEVFFHGGVSFGPFREQYEKLIPTKKMRYWETYNASEGFFGVQYSSKSNDMLLLLDNEVFYEFLPAEECDKECSQALTLADVEIGKQYALVISTSGGLWRYKIGDTIEFTSTNPYLFRITGRTKQFINAFGEELIVDNADRALTEACRITGAKVTEYTVAPIYFSDNHGGAHEWLIEFEDKPSDLKQFESVLDENLKKLNSDYEAKRSYNLSLGKPVVRMLEPGDFYKWMKFREKTGGQNKVPKLSNDRKYVESILSVLGIKS, from the coding sequence ATGATCAAGCAAATTACAAGAGCCGTTTTTAAATCCTATTATAAGTCAGTCGAAAAATTCATCGACCATCCCGTCGCTACGCAAGAGAAAATATTTTCATACCTGTTGGAGCACGGACGAAATACGCTTTACGGTGCAGAAAATCAGTTTGGGGATATTCTTACGGTTTCCGATTTTCAGAAAAAAGTTCCTGTTACTTCTTATGAAGATTTACGGCCTTATCTTGATAAAATAATTAGAGACAGGCAGCAAAATGTGCTTTGGGACTCGCCTGTAAAGTGGTTTGCCATGTCGAGCGGAACCACTGAAGACAAGAGCAAATATATTCCCGTAACACAGGAGTCGTTGGAGCACTGTCATTACAGGTGCGGATATCATATGCTTGGCCTGTACACAAACAACTATCCCGATACGGAGTTTTTTCTTGGCAAAACGCTGGTGTTGGGAGGAAGTCAGCAAATTAACAATATTGGTGACAGTACGTTCACCGGTGATATTTCTGCTATCTTGATGAAAAACCTCCCTTTTATAGCCAAGCTGGCACGAACACCCGAAGAGATTGCCTTACTTCCCGATTGGGAGGAAAAATTGAAGAAACTGTCGGATTACGCAGTAAAGGAAGATATCCGGGCATTTTTGGGAGTCCCGTCGTGGATGATGGTGTTGTTGAAAAAAATTGTGGAGGATACCGGCAAGCCACTTCCCGACCTGTGGAAAAATTTAGAGGTATTCTTTCACGGGGGAGTGAGTTTCGGCCCGTTTCGCGAGCAATATGAAAAACTGATTCCTACGAAGAAAATGCGTTACTGGGAAACATACAATGCCTCTGAAGGGTTCTTTGGCGTTCAGTATTCGAGCAAATCCAACGATATGTTGCTGTTGCTGGATAATGAGGTTTTCTACGAATTTCTTCCCGCGGAAGAGTGTGACAAAGAGTGTTCTCAGGCTCTGACGCTGGCTGATGTGGAGATTGGGAAGCAGTACGCGTTGGTGATTTCAACTAGCGGGGGCTTGTGGCGTTACAAAATAGGCGACACCATCGAATTTACCTCCACCAATCCGTATTTATTCAGGATTACGGGTCGCACCAAGCAGTTTATTAACGCTTTTGGTGAAGAACTGATTGTGGATAATGCCGATCGTGCTTTGACAGAGGCCTGCCGGATTACCGGAGCTAAGGTGACCGAATACACGGTAGCCCCTATCTACTTCAGCGATAATCACGGGGGAGCACACGAATGGCTTATCGAGTTTGAAGATAAACCGTCTGATTTGAAGCAATTTGAATCTGTTTTGGATGAAAACCTGAAAAAGCTGAACTCCGATTACGAGGCCAAACGCTCATACAACCTGTCTCTTGGTAAGCCTGTAGTGCGTATGCTGGAACCGGGAGATTTTTATAAATGGATGAAATTCAGGGAGAAAACGGGTGGGCAAAATAAAGTTCCCAAACTATCGAACGACAGAAAGTATGTTGAAAGTATTTTGTCCGTGTTGGGTATAAAATCCTAA
- a CDS encoding DUF4923 family protein, which produces MNAFNIPLIKKPQVVVFIFSLSTLFFSVSAQEKVESKNVFQQVWSLFANSSLSDKDLIGDWGYKGTACTFETENLLKKAGGAVVASQVEKTFNEYCMKIGISEEKCDFTFKEDSTYSAKLGLLKLSGKFRLDEEKKVLSMSYMRGLGRMTAHVHRSGSGLKLLFDADSFLQMMKTLSMFTKNNSVEILAAMADLYDGMLLGFDLEMKKQP; this is translated from the coding sequence ATGAATGCCTTTAACATACCCCTGATTAAAAAACCACAAGTTGTCGTTTTTATTTTCTCATTGTCTACCCTCTTTTTCAGCGTTTCGGCTCAGGAAAAAGTGGAATCGAAGAACGTGTTTCAGCAAGTATGGAGCCTGTTTGCAAATTCATCATTGTCGGATAAAGACCTGATAGGTGACTGGGGATATAAGGGTACTGCCTGTACGTTCGAAACCGAGAACCTGTTGAAAAAAGCCGGCGGTGCAGTAGTAGCCTCACAAGTAGAGAAAACGTTTAACGAATACTGTATGAAGATCGGGATCAGCGAGGAGAAGTGCGATTTTACTTTTAAGGAGGACAGCACTTACTCTGCGAAACTGGGTTTATTGAAGCTTTCGGGTAAGTTTAGATTAGACGAAGAAAAGAAAGTCCTTTCCATGAGTTATATGCGTGGTTTGGGACGTATGACGGCCCATGTTCACCGGTCGGGTTCGGGGTTAAAACTGCTGTTTGATGCCGATAGTTTTCTTCAAATGATGAAAACCCTGAGCATGTTCACCAAGAATAATTCCGTTGAAATTCTGGCTGCCATGGCTGATCTCTACGACGGTATGTTGTTGGGTTTTGACTTGGAGATGAAAAAACAGCCTTGA
- a CDS encoding Crp/Fnr family transcriptional regulator — protein MGRKAKEIIDLSSTLADIWRVLSEEEREQIKKNARFVHYKKNETIYIEEEQPLDLMCLLKGKVKIYKSGVGGRTQIIRMIRPIQYFGYRAFFAREPYVTAASAFEASTVCFISMELIEDMLRENGNLALFFIQMLSCDLGVADNRVVNLTQKHVRGRLAESLIFLKESYGLEEDGATINIYLAREDLANLSNMTTANAIRTLANFVNERIISLDGRKIKIIDEDKLLKISKIG, from the coding sequence ATGGGCAGAAAAGCAAAGGAAATAATTGATTTATCATCCACTTTGGCAGATATCTGGCGTGTGCTCTCGGAAGAGGAACGTGAACAGATCAAGAAAAATGCCCGGTTTGTTCATTATAAGAAAAATGAAACTATATACATTGAAGAGGAACAACCCCTCGATTTGATGTGTCTGCTTAAGGGGAAAGTGAAAATTTATAAGAGCGGCGTAGGTGGAAGGACGCAGATTATCCGGATGATCCGCCCCATCCAGTATTTCGGCTACCGTGCTTTTTTTGCACGGGAACCTTATGTTACTGCCGCTTCGGCCTTTGAGGCTTCAACCGTTTGTTTTATTTCGATGGAGCTGATCGAAGATATGTTGAGAGAAAACGGTAACCTGGCACTGTTTTTCATCCAGATGCTGTCTTGTGATCTGGGGGTCGCCGATAACCGGGTGGTCAATCTTACCCAAAAACACGTCAGGGGAAGGCTTGCTGAATCGCTTATCTTCCTGAAAGAAAGCTACGGCCTGGAAGAAGACGGTGCAACCATAAATATTTATCTGGCTCGCGAAGATCTGGCCAATCTTTCCAACATGACCACAGCCAATGCTATCAGAACGCTCGCCAACTTTGTGAACGAGCGCATCATTTCTCTCGACGGGAGAAAGATAAAAATAATCGATGAGGATAAATTATTGAAAATAAGCAAAATAGGATAG